The Candidatus Beckwithbacteria bacterium region AAGACCAATCAAATGAACCAGAAACCATTCCTTCTCAAACCGAAGAACCGTCTTTACCAGAAGAGGCTGACACAATCAGTGAACCAGAATTTTCTCAAAGTGAAAGTGGTCCAATAGATTTTTCTCAAGATATCCCAAGCCCTTCTTTAAATCAAGAAGAAACAGAAACCAGTCAAACATCTTTACAAACAGATTCTGCTATAGATTCAGGAATAGACTCTCAATCAATGACCGAGGCAAATAGTGATTTCGGTGAAGCCCTATCATCACTTGATGCTACTAGTCAAATAGCTACTCAAGAACCTCAAGATTTAAATCCAGTTCAATCAAATATTGAACCTCCAACAACTCCAGATTTAAGCCAAAATACAAGTTCTCAAAATGAGCTAGGTAATTTTTCTGAAGTACCTCCTCCGCCTTTTGCTAGCGAAGCAAATCAAAACCAACAAACTTTAACTACTGAAGCTGATCAGATCAATAATACTGAAGGAGTAGTACCTCCTCCTAGTTTTGCCCCACCCCCACCAAGTGAAAACATGCCACCAATCCCTCCAAGTTTTGAAGGATCTGCTACAGGTGGGGATACTATTGGTACTCCGCCTCCAAATGCAGCTATGGCTGGTGATCTTCGTCCCAAAGGAGGTTTAAAGAAAATGATTATGTTTGTACTGATTGCTTTGGCTCTGGTTAGTGGTTTGGCTATTATTGCTTTGAAAATAGTTCTACCTATGTTACAGGGAGGAAACTCTTCTTCAGAATCATCATCTAATTCAAGTAGTACTACGGCTAATACAAATACTAATGCCAATACTAATACTCCCAAAATTACGCTAACATACTGGGGATTATGGGAACCAAGTGAAGTTTTGGATGAAGTATTTAATAGCTATGAGCAAAGTAACCCGGATATTCAAATAGTCTATAGACAGCAATCTATTCAGGATTATCGGGAACGAGTTCAAGCTGCTATTGCTAGTGGTGAAGGCCCAGATATTTTCCGTTTTCATAACACTTGGCTTCCTATGCTTAAGACCGATTTACAACCAGATAGCAATAAAGTGATTAATTTAAGCCAGTTTTACCCAATTGTTAGTACCAATGTAGTGCTTGGTGGTGAGACATTTGGAGTACCTTTGGACTTTGATACCCTAGCACTTTATTACAATCCAGCTATGCTGGAACGAGCTAATCAAGAAGTTCCTGAAACTTGGGACGAATTGCGCAGCGTAGCTCAAGCTGTCAGAGTTCCTGCTAGTGGCAAAATTCAAGTTGGAGGGGTGGCTTTAGGCACAACTAATAATGTAGACAATTTTTCAGATATCTTAGGCTTGATGCTCCTGCAAAATGGAGCTAACCCAGGAGCACCAACTGATCGGTTTACTGAGGATACATTAACGTTTTACACGATGTTTGCTAAAGACTCTACTAATTCTCGAGTTTGGGATGAAACTATGCCAGCCTCTACCTATGCTTTTGCTATGGAAAAAGTGGCTATGATTTTTGCGCCAAGTTGGCGAGCTTTTGAGATTCAAGATATCAATCCAAGCTTAGAATTTAAAACTGCTCCAGTTCCACAATTGCCTGGCGGAAAAACTACCTGGGCAACATATTGGGTAGAAGGAGTTTCTCGAAAAAGTAAAAATCCTACCGAAGCTTGGAAATTTCTAGCTTATCTTTCAAGTGATGAAGTTTTAACTAAGCTCTATACTGCCCAATCAAACGTACGGATGTTTGGCGAACCATATCCAAAACCAAGTCTAGCTGAAACTATTATGACTGGGTCAGTAGCTAAGGCGTTTGTTGATCAAG contains the following coding sequences:
- a CDS encoding extracellular solute-binding protein, coding for MVVVKSLISMADTKQNSSLDLSSSGDIDTSLSASSNDLVAVTSSSDLSAPPPPAWAMEDQSNEPETIPSQTEEPSLPEEADTISEPEFSQSESGPIDFSQDIPSPSLNQEETETSQTSLQTDSAIDSGIDSQSMTEANSDFGEALSSLDATSQIATQEPQDLNPVQSNIEPPTTPDLSQNTSSQNELGNFSEVPPPPFASEANQNQQTLTTEADQINNTEGVVPPPSFAPPPPSENMPPIPPSFEGSATGGDTIGTPPPNAAMAGDLRPKGGLKKMIMFVLIALALVSGLAIIALKIVLPMLQGGNSSSESSSNSSSTTANTNTNANTNTPKITLTYWGLWEPSEVLDEVFNSYEQSNPDIQIVYRQQSIQDYRERVQAAIASGEGPDIFRFHNTWLPMLKTDLQPDSNKVINLSQFYPIVSTNVVLGGETFGVPLDFDTLALYYNPAMLERANQEVPETWDELRSVAQAVRVPASGKIQVGGVALGTTNNVDNFSDILGLMLLQNGANPGAPTDRFTEDTLTFYTMFAKDSTNSRVWDETMPASTYAFAMEKVAMIFAPSWRAFEIQDINPSLEFKTAPVPQLPGGKTTWATYWVEGVSRKSKNPTEAWKFLAYLSSDEVLTKLYTAQSNVRMFGEPYPKPSLAETIMTGSVAKAFVDQGTNARSWYLSSRTFDNGINDRIIKYYEDAVNAVNDGQQPAKVLPTLGQGVAQVLQQYNVTTSASQ